In a genomic window of Shouchella clausii:
- the dnaG gene encoding DNA primase — translation MAVKIPDETLTEIREASDIVEVIGEYVQLKKQGRQYGGLCPFHDEKTPSFSVSEDKQVYHCFGCGAGGNVFTFLQELKGWSFSETVSHLAERAKIALPQMQRTETDKPEDARIRQMKKGHELAASTYHSILTLTEEGAPGRVYAQERLFTQEQIEHFRIGYALNDWETLAVIFEKNGLDLAVMAESGLLAKRKQGKGYYDLFRERLMFPITDSQGSVVAFGGRAIGEGQPKYLNSPETPIFHKAKTLFHMHEARPSIRKQNKALLVEGAFDVMAAWKAGVTNVVATLGTALSSDHAKLLRRNAEEVILCYDGDRAGREAIRKAIPVLEEAGCKVSICLLPEGLDPDDYVKQHGEEAFVRILDNECLSVMAFRMLDLKQGKNMQNEGDRLQYIEEIVQMLAKLEHSVEQEYYLQQLAESFTLPMDVLRQELSRAERLLKQTKETPKALPRAEKPTSGRKQGSARPVPAHIKAERILLAYMLQDTEMVWRVSEKLGTGFNLEEHQALYAYLLSFVTREPDASMKRFVESLEDRRLAKLAAYLLMQPLKNECSDEELADYIKRIEQYPKWVKLKEQQQAARFEQDPIRAAKLQMELIRLKKELQSQ, via the coding sequence GTGGCTGTGAAAATACCCGATGAAACACTTACAGAGATCAGGGAAGCAAGTGATATTGTTGAGGTCATCGGCGAATATGTGCAGCTAAAAAAGCAAGGGCGTCAGTACGGAGGCCTTTGCCCGTTCCATGACGAGAAAACGCCGTCTTTTTCTGTATCGGAAGACAAACAAGTGTACCATTGTTTTGGCTGCGGAGCCGGTGGGAATGTGTTTACTTTTTTGCAGGAATTGAAGGGCTGGTCTTTTTCTGAAACTGTCTCTCACCTCGCAGAACGTGCAAAAATAGCTTTGCCGCAAATGCAAAGAACAGAGACGGACAAACCTGAAGATGCGCGCATCAGGCAAATGAAAAAAGGCCACGAGCTCGCTGCCTCTACTTACCATAGCATTTTGACGCTAACAGAAGAAGGGGCTCCAGGGCGTGTTTATGCACAAGAGAGACTTTTCACGCAAGAACAGATTGAACATTTCCGAATCGGCTATGCCCTTAATGATTGGGAAACGCTCGCTGTGATCTTTGAAAAAAATGGTCTTGACTTAGCTGTAATGGCAGAATCAGGCCTTTTGGCGAAACGCAAACAAGGAAAGGGTTATTATGACTTGTTTCGTGAGCGACTTATGTTTCCGATTACGGATAGTCAAGGAAGCGTAGTGGCATTTGGCGGTAGGGCCATTGGCGAAGGCCAACCGAAATACTTAAACAGCCCGGAAACGCCGATTTTCCACAAAGCAAAGACGTTATTCCATATGCATGAAGCTCGTCCGAGCATACGTAAACAAAACAAAGCCCTATTAGTAGAAGGGGCATTTGACGTAATGGCTGCTTGGAAAGCTGGAGTGACAAATGTTGTTGCTACGCTAGGCACTGCTTTAAGCAGCGATCATGCAAAACTTCTTCGCCGCAATGCAGAAGAAGTCATTTTATGTTATGATGGCGACCGTGCCGGGAGAGAAGCGATTCGCAAAGCGATTCCCGTGTTGGAGGAAGCTGGCTGCAAAGTGTCGATTTGCCTACTTCCCGAAGGGCTCGACCCAGATGATTATGTGAAGCAGCATGGCGAAGAGGCATTTGTGCGCATACTCGACAACGAATGCTTATCCGTAATGGCATTCCGAATGTTGGATTTAAAGCAAGGCAAGAATATGCAAAATGAAGGAGATCGGCTCCAATATATCGAAGAAATCGTACAGATGTTGGCAAAACTCGAGCATTCTGTCGAACAAGAATACTATTTGCAGCAACTTGCAGAAAGTTTTACACTGCCGATGGATGTGTTGCGCCAAGAGTTAAGCCGGGCCGAACGCCTGCTCAAACAAACAAAAGAGACACCTAAGGCGCTGCCGCGAGCGGAAAAGCCTACTTCAGGCCGAAAGCAAGGAAGCGCACGGCCTGTACCAGCTCATATAAAAGCCGAACGGATCTTGCTAGCTTATATGCTCCAAGACACGGAAATGGTGTGGCGCGTCTCAGAAAAGCTAGGAACTGGCTTTAACCTCGAAGAACACCAAGCCCTTTATGCTTATTTGCTTTCATTTGTTACTAGAGAGCCTGATGCGAGCATGAAGCGTTTTGTAGAAAGCCTTGAAGATCGAAGGCTGGCAAAGCTGGCGGCATATTTGCTCATGCAACCATTAAAAAATGAGTGTTCAGACGAGGAGCTTGCTGATTATATAAAGCGGATTGAGCAATACCCAAAATGGGTAAAACTGAAAGAACAGCAGCAGGCTGCGCGGTTTGAACAAGACCCTATCCGGGCGGCAAAACTGCAAATGGAGTTGATTCGCTTAAAAAAAGAGCTCCAAAGCCAGTAA
- the vrrA gene encoding VrrA/YqfQ family protein — protein MAPRLVQSAARPLATIPGQVAPSFATQRVGGGLLSRLFGSAASRVGTGGFSAGSRLFGSGMNLTTILNNTQRVLGITQQVAPMIQQYGPLIKNAPTLWRILRSSPQTAGEDTTGPEDTIEPETDSTGIEETAELKSASADSEETERQVGEKTQAKPSDTAVIVRKRKKPAGDELPKPKLYV, from the coding sequence ATGGCGCCAAGATTGGTCCAATCTGCCGCACGGCCTCTGGCGACCATTCCTGGGCAGGTGGCGCCTTCCTTTGCGACACAAAGGGTCGGAGGCGGTTTATTATCACGCTTGTTTGGCAGCGCCGCCTCTCGTGTTGGCACCGGCGGCTTTTCAGCTGGCAGCAGGTTGTTCGGTAGTGGCATGAACTTAACAACGATCCTGAATAATACGCAACGCGTGCTAGGCATCACTCAACAAGTGGCACCGATGATCCAACAGTACGGGCCGCTAATTAAAAATGCGCCGACGCTTTGGCGGATTTTGCGCTCTTCTCCTCAGACGGCAGGTGAAGATACAACAGGCCCGGAAGACACAATAGAACCAGAAACGGATTCGACTGGCATTGAGGAAACAGCAGAACTAAAAAGCGCTTCTGCTGACAGTGAGGAAACAGAACGACAAGTGGGCGAGAAAACGCAAGCCAAACCTTCAGATACAGCAGTTATTGTCAGAAAAAGAAAGAAACCTGCTGGAGATGAACTTCCAAAGCCTAAACTTTATGTGTAA
- a CDS encoding Nif3-like dinuclear metal center hexameric protein, whose translation MKNAVAANTLIQYFESFAPKSYALEGDKNGLMVGSLKKKVKKAMVALDVLEKTIDEAIEKDVDFILAHHPLLFHPLKQIDVDTPMGRMIKKAIEHEITIYAAHTNLDVAEGGVNDLLAERLQFKDSNVLAPTYTETLQKLVAFVPASHAKQIRESLGAAGAGHIGNYSHCSFSAEGMGRFRPQAGTNPYIGTVGKEEEVGEVRIETIVPANMSGKVIAALVKAHPYEEPAYDLYPLDQPQWQRGLGRIGKVEGDHTLASYVEFVKQALGVKTVRVVGELDTKIRKAAVLGGDGNKYVMQAKRAGADVLITGDLYYHVAQDALMAGMCVIDAGHHIEAIMKEGVAEKMAALLNENGYHIDIFASAQSTEPFQFL comes from the coding sequence ATGAAAAACGCCGTTGCAGCAAATACGCTTATCCAATACTTTGAGTCTTTTGCCCCAAAGTCATATGCACTTGAAGGTGATAAAAACGGTTTAATGGTTGGGTCACTGAAAAAAAAGGTCAAAAAAGCAATGGTTGCCCTTGATGTACTGGAAAAAACGATCGATGAAGCGATTGAAAAGGACGTTGACTTTATCCTGGCCCACCACCCGTTGTTGTTCCATCCTCTTAAGCAAATCGATGTAGACACGCCGATGGGGAGAATGATAAAAAAAGCAATTGAACATGAGATTACCATTTATGCTGCCCATACGAATCTTGATGTTGCCGAAGGGGGCGTTAATGATTTGCTTGCAGAGCGCCTTCAATTCAAAGATAGCAATGTGCTGGCGCCGACCTATACAGAAACATTGCAAAAGCTCGTTGCTTTCGTTCCGGCTTCCCATGCGAAACAAATCCGTGAGTCCCTTGGCGCTGCTGGTGCTGGTCACATTGGCAACTATAGCCACTGCTCCTTTTCGGCGGAGGGAATGGGGCGTTTTCGTCCACAAGCAGGAACCAACCCTTATATTGGCACGGTAGGGAAAGAAGAAGAAGTAGGCGAAGTACGCATTGAAACAATTGTGCCTGCCAATATGAGCGGCAAAGTCATTGCAGCGTTGGTTAAGGCGCATCCGTATGAGGAGCCTGCCTACGACTTGTATCCACTTGATCAACCGCAATGGCAACGAGGACTCGGTCGTATCGGGAAAGTTGAGGGCGACCATACGCTAGCCTCATATGTTGAATTTGTTAAACAGGCGCTAGGTGTAAAAACAGTTCGTGTTGTCGGTGAGTTGGATACGAAAATCAGAAAAGCAGCTGTGCTCGGAGGCGATGGCAATAAGTATGTGATGCAAGCCAAACGAGCTGGGGCAGATGTGCTTATCACTGGAGATTTGTATTACCATGTTGCTCAAGATGCATTAATGGCAGGGATGTGTGTCATTGATGCGGGCCATCATATCGAGGCGATTATGAAAGAAGGCGTTGCTGAGAAAATGGCAGCATTATTGAACGAAAACGGCTACCATATAGATATATTCGCTTCTGCCCAAAGCACAGAGCCATTTCAATTTTTATGA
- a CDS encoding 4-hydroxy-3-methylbut-2-enyl diphosphate reductase, which produces MDVLKISPRGYCYGVVDAMVMARQAAQNLDLPRPLYILGQIVHNQHVTDAFKEDGIISLDGPNRLEILKNVTHGTVIFTAHGVSPEVRRLAKEKGLTCIDATCPDVTRTHDLIREKAEEGYQFIYIGKQGHPEPEGAMGVAPDSVHLVETLEDLEQLTLDDRDIIITNQTTMSQWDVADIMKRAMELYPNAEVHNEICLATQVRQEAVAEQASQCDIVIVVGDPKSNNSNRLAQVSEQIAGTPAYRIGDLSELKLEWIKDAKKVGVTSGASTPTPITKEVITFIENYDPNDESTWDTTKKVPIEKILPKVRVKK; this is translated from the coding sequence ATGGACGTTTTAAAAATTTCGCCAAGAGGGTACTGTTACGGCGTAGTGGATGCAATGGTGATGGCGAGACAAGCGGCGCAAAACTTGGACTTACCAAGACCTTTATATATACTGGGGCAAATTGTTCATAACCAACATGTGACGGACGCGTTTAAAGAGGATGGCATTATTTCATTAGACGGACCAAACCGCCTTGAAATTTTAAAAAACGTCACTCATGGAACAGTCATTTTTACAGCGCACGGTGTATCGCCTGAAGTTCGCCGTCTCGCTAAAGAAAAAGGACTGACTTGCATTGATGCGACATGCCCAGACGTGACTCGAACACATGATTTAATACGGGAAAAAGCAGAAGAAGGCTATCAGTTTATTTACATCGGCAAACAAGGTCACCCTGAGCCAGAGGGGGCCATGGGTGTCGCTCCTGACTCTGTGCACCTTGTCGAGACATTGGAAGACCTTGAGCAGCTTACATTGGATGACCGCGACATTATTATTACCAACCAAACGACGATGAGCCAATGGGATGTAGCCGATATTATGAAGCGCGCTATGGAGCTCTATCCAAACGCAGAAGTACACAATGAAATTTGTTTAGCAACGCAAGTCCGCCAAGAGGCGGTTGCTGAACAAGCTTCTCAATGTGACATCGTGATTGTTGTCGGCGATCCAAAAAGCAACAATTCCAACCGATTGGCACAAGTTTCCGAGCAAATTGCCGGTACACCCGCTTACCGTATTGGCGATTTGTCCGAACTGAAGCTAGAGTGGATCAAAGACGCCAAAAAAGTCGGCGTAACGTCAGGCGCGTCAACGCCGACGCCGATTACAAAAGAAGTGATAACCTTTATCGAGAACTATGACCCAAATGATGAATCAACATGGGATACGACGAAAAAAGTGCCGATCGAAAAAATTCTTCCAAAAGTGCGTGTAAAAAAATAA
- a CDS encoding pyruvate, water dikinase regulatory protein, with protein MTNDTERLVVYIVSDSVGETAELVVKAAVSQFSGSNVELRRIPYVEDKGTIQEVVQIARKAKALIAFTLVVPEIRDFLLESAKAANVETVDIIGPVLSKITDLTNAKPRYEPGLIYRLDEDYFRKVEAIEFAVKYDDGRDPRGIILADIVLIGVSRTSKTPLSQYLAHKRLKVANVPLVPEVEPPEELFKISSKKCIGLKISPEKLNSIRTERLKALGLKSEANYANIDRIKEELEYAKKVMDRVNCPVIDVSNKAVEETANLISSMFQRN; from the coding sequence ATGACAAACGACACAGAACGCCTAGTTGTTTACATTGTTTCCGATTCCGTAGGGGAAACGGCGGAGCTTGTTGTAAAAGCTGCTGTCAGCCAGTTTAGTGGCTCCAATGTGGAGCTTAGAAGGATTCCCTATGTAGAGGACAAAGGGACGATCCAAGAAGTGGTGCAAATTGCACGCAAAGCCAAGGCGCTGATTGCTTTTACGCTTGTCGTCCCAGAAATAAGGGACTTTTTGTTGGAAAGCGCAAAGGCGGCGAATGTAGAAACGGTGGACATCATTGGACCAGTACTTTCAAAGATTACCGACTTAACCAATGCAAAGCCGCGCTATGAACCTGGGCTGATCTACCGGTTGGACGAAGATTATTTCCGCAAAGTTGAAGCAATTGAATTTGCGGTTAAATACGATGACGGACGGGATCCCCGTGGTATTATTCTTGCCGACATTGTACTGATCGGTGTTTCCCGTACTTCGAAAACGCCGCTCTCTCAATACTTAGCCCATAAACGACTAAAAGTGGCGAATGTCCCTCTTGTTCCTGAGGTCGAACCGCCGGAAGAATTGTTCAAAATCTCTTCCAAAAAATGCATCGGCTTAAAAATCAGTCCAGAAAAACTAAATAGCATTCGCACTGAGCGATTAAAAGCGCTAGGGCTTAAATCGGAAGCCAACTATGCAAACATCGATCGTATTAAAGAAGAACTCGAATATGCGAAAAAGGTAATGGATCGGGTCAATTGCCCTGTTATCGATGTTTCAAATAAAGCAGTTGAAGAAACAGCCAATTTAATTTCAAGCATGTTTCAACGAAATTAA
- a CDS encoding tRNA (adenine(22)-N(1))-methyltransferase: MNDKQLSLRLERVASYLYHYKRIADIGSDHGYLPCYLALRCPGLTAIAGELNEGPYQSACAQVSRSGLSDAVEVRKGNGLEVLKSDDKVEAIAIAGMGGPLIASILEEGKTKLQGVQTLVLQPNIAAHAVREWLSHHEFSISAEEIIEEDGKIYEIIVAVAEKDTPPLTEADLLLGPILRREQTSAFHKKWRREQQSWLQVLEELKKGKQTKEMSEKQRKLERNLQLVKEALGE; the protein is encoded by the coding sequence ATGAATGACAAACAGCTATCCTTGCGCCTTGAGCGGGTAGCCTCCTACTTATACCATTATAAGCGCATTGCAGACATTGGATCCGATCATGGGTACCTCCCTTGCTACCTGGCATTGCGGTGCCCCGGTCTGACTGCAATCGCTGGTGAGTTGAATGAAGGGCCTTATCAATCGGCCTGTGCGCAAGTGAGTCGCTCAGGTCTTTCTGATGCGGTAGAAGTCCGTAAAGGAAATGGCTTAGAAGTGCTGAAAAGCGATGATAAGGTTGAAGCTATTGCAATAGCAGGTATGGGCGGGCCGTTAATTGCTTCGATTTTAGAAGAGGGCAAAACAAAGTTGCAAGGGGTTCAAACCCTTGTGCTTCAGCCTAATATTGCAGCCCATGCAGTGCGGGAGTGGCTTTCACATCACGAATTTTCGATTTCGGCCGAGGAAATCATAGAGGAAGACGGCAAAATATATGAAATTATCGTGGCAGTGGCAGAAAAAGACACACCGCCTCTTACAGAAGCAGACTTGCTGCTTGGCCCGATTTTGCGACGTGAACAAACGTCGGCTTTTCACAAAAAGTGGCGCCGCGAACAACAAAGCTGGCTTCAAGTATTAGAGGAACTGAAAAAAGGGAAACAGACAAAGGAAATGAGCGAAAAACAAAGAAAGCTTGAAAGAAATTTGCAGCTTGTAAAGGAGGCATTGGGAGAATGA
- a CDS encoding YaiI/YqxD family protein encodes MVIPSNTTVYVDADSCPVKEEVISLARTFGKKMVFVYSYAHTMSLPKDVETAIVDTSKEAADLYLLQSVHRGDVCVTQDHALASLLLVKGVIVLSPRGHVYKEEEMPAMLAWRHTSQKARRAGEKTRGPKKFTASDRAAFYHALYAVLEKIAKE; translated from the coding sequence ATGGTGATTCCATCTAACACGACTGTTTACGTTGATGCGGATTCTTGCCCAGTAAAAGAAGAAGTCATTTCGCTTGCGCGGACATTCGGCAAAAAAATGGTCTTTGTTTATTCTTATGCGCATACCATGAGTTTGCCAAAGGATGTAGAAACGGCTATTGTCGATACGAGTAAAGAAGCAGCAGATCTTTATTTGCTGCAATCTGTCCACCGCGGAGATGTCTGTGTGACGCAAGATCATGCGTTAGCGTCACTCCTTCTTGTAAAAGGTGTGATCGTGTTGTCGCCCCGCGGGCATGTGTATAAAGAAGAGGAAATGCCAGCTATGCTTGCATGGAGGCATACCTCACAGAAAGCCCGGAGAGCTGGGGAAAAGACGCGTGGCCCGAAAAAATTTACAGCATCTGACCGCGCCGCGTTCTATCATGCTCTATATGCCGTACTTGAAAAGATAGCAAAGGAATAG
- a CDS encoding CarD family transcriptional regulator, translating into MFKVGDKVVYPYHGAGTIQEVEEKNVLGETHLYFILHFPLVDITLMLPESRIEQSGLRKVIPSSDIEKVAKALQNGPDTPPSTSQFSRDTENLLKTGSIIDAAHLVSSLSKKQAERSNGLHIQDRHHLQKARQVLASELVAVQDFSEEQAYEFIDNNLLDTAN; encoded by the coding sequence ATGTTTAAAGTTGGCGACAAAGTTGTTTACCCCTACCATGGTGCAGGGACGATCCAAGAGGTGGAGGAGAAAAATGTATTGGGTGAGACGCATTTGTATTTCATCCTTCATTTCCCATTGGTAGATATAACGCTTATGCTTCCAGAGTCTCGAATCGAGCAATCAGGGCTCCGAAAGGTCATTCCCTCCTCTGATATTGAAAAGGTCGCAAAAGCATTGCAAAACGGGCCTGATACGCCGCCTTCAACGAGTCAATTTTCTCGAGATACGGAAAATTTATTAAAGACAGGCAGCATTATCGACGCTGCTCATTTAGTGTCGTCACTCTCGAAAAAACAGGCAGAACGGTCAAACGGACTCCATATCCAAGATCGCCATCATTTGCAAAAAGCACGGCAAGTGTTAGCCAGCGAACTTGTAGCTGTCCAAGATTTTTCAGAAGAACAGGCCTATGAATTTATTGACAACAATTTGCTCGATACAGCCAATTAA
- the rpoD gene encoding RNA polymerase sigma factor RpoD — MADKPLRPVTEGDLTIDQVKEQLVETGKKRGTLTYAEITEKMAAFEQDSDQMDEFYEYLGEQGVELLNESEDDVPSLAQVAKDEEEFDLNDLSVPPGIKINDPVRMYLKEIGRVPLLSAEEEIDLAKRIEQGDEEAKKRLAEANLRLVVSIAKRYVGRGMLFLDLIQEGNMGLIKAVEKFDYDKGFKFSTYATWWIRQAITRAIADQARTIRIPVHMVETINKLIRVQRQLLQDYGREPTPEEVGKEMDLSPDKVREILKIAQEPVSLETPIGEEDDSHLGDFIEDQEALAPSDAAAYELLKEQLEDVLDTLTDREENVLRLRFGLDDGRTRTLEEVGKVFGVTRERIRQIEAKALRKLRHPSRSKRLKDFLD; from the coding sequence ATGGCTGACAAACCGTTGCGTCCTGTAACAGAAGGTGACCTTACCATCGATCAAGTAAAAGAACAACTGGTGGAAACTGGGAAAAAACGTGGTACATTGACGTATGCCGAAATTACAGAGAAAATGGCTGCGTTTGAACAAGATTCAGACCAAATGGATGAATTTTACGAGTATCTTGGCGAACAAGGCGTGGAACTTTTGAACGAAAGCGAAGACGACGTGCCATCGCTTGCTCAAGTAGCAAAAGACGAAGAAGAGTTTGATTTAAATGATTTAAGCGTCCCTCCAGGGATTAAAATAAATGACCCAGTCCGCATGTATTTAAAAGAAATTGGCCGTGTTCCATTGCTTTCAGCGGAAGAAGAAATCGATTTGGCAAAACGGATTGAACAAGGCGACGAAGAGGCGAAAAAACGGTTAGCGGAAGCGAATTTGCGCCTCGTTGTTTCGATTGCAAAACGTTATGTTGGCCGCGGCATGCTATTCCTTGATTTAATTCAGGAAGGCAATATGGGTTTAATTAAAGCTGTTGAAAAGTTCGATTATGACAAAGGCTTTAAATTTAGCACATATGCCACTTGGTGGATTCGCCAAGCGATTACACGGGCCATTGCAGACCAAGCCCGTACGATCCGCATTCCTGTTCATATGGTCGAAACGATTAATAAACTGATCCGCGTACAACGCCAACTTTTACAAGACTATGGGCGCGAGCCAACTCCAGAAGAAGTCGGCAAAGAGATGGATTTAAGCCCTGACAAAGTAAGAGAGATTTTAAAAATTGCCCAAGAGCCTGTATCGCTAGAGACGCCAATTGGTGAAGAGGATGATTCCCATCTAGGCGACTTTATCGAAGACCAAGAAGCTCTAGCGCCATCGGATGCGGCCGCGTACGAGCTGTTGAAAGAACAACTTGAAGACGTGCTCGATACACTAACCGACCGTGAAGAGAACGTATTGCGCTTGCGTTTCGGGCTTGATGACGGCCGGACAAGAACGCTTGAAGAAGTAGGCAAAGTGTTTGGCGTTACGAGAGAGCGAATTCGCCAAATTGAAGCAAAAGCGCTCCGTAAATTGCGCCATCCAAGCCGCAGCAAGCGTTTAAAAGACTTTCTTGATTAA
- a CDS encoding c-type cytochrome, with protein MKGRPLIPFAIIALLGVVLMVALSAVGNHMRNVAEEGGEGAQEEVVIDDPIEYGETVVSQSCIACHANDLSGTGNAPAINNLEGRLSHEEIVEIVTNGLDGGMPAFGGQLQENEIEAVAEYLLDASQ; from the coding sequence ATGAAAGGACGCCCATTAATCCCTTTTGCCATTATTGCATTGCTTGGTGTCGTTTTAATGGTTGCGCTTTCAGCTGTTGGCAACCATATGCGCAACGTTGCTGAGGAAGGCGGAGAAGGGGCACAAGAGGAAGTCGTGATTGATGATCCAATCGAATACGGCGAAACAGTTGTCTCACAATCGTGCATTGCCTGCCATGCCAATGACTTATCAGGCACCGGAAATGCTCCGGCTATCAATAATTTAGAGGGACGTTTGTCTCATGAGGAAATTGTTGAAATTGTCACCAATGGGCTTGACGGCGGCATGCCGGCCTTCGGAGGCCAATTGCAAGAGAATGAAATTGAAGCCGTAGCAGAGTATTTGCTTGACGCTTCCCAATAA